A stretch of the Metopolophium dirhodum isolate CAU chromosome 8, ASM1992520v1, whole genome shotgun sequence genome encodes the following:
- the LOC132950366 gene encoding uncharacterized protein LOC132950366 has protein sequence MSDRLDEVPEMENMDDTISPKRINVPGKVILSRQKMMIVNLYKDLTMKNPDMQYKIMMAEISKTLGIGLNSVRKIISEYKTTGSVKSPDKKRSKKCLFEKIDDLDRNALRQKVHSFWLRKELPTIDKILEAVNDDPALPNYKRTTLYTIIKKLDFVFTKRKRCSVLTEREDLLVWRQNYIYDIRKYREEGRTVYYLDETWVNAGDCVEKLWVDKTIQSKHDAFNRGLTTGAKNPTGTGKRLIVLHIGSHKGFLEGGLLCFLSKKNSGDYHDEMNGDHFHEWFQSIIPRLEQNSVIVMDNAPYHSVKTEKIPTSSSKKDDILLWLKSKGVVIDRPMFKPQLLTKVREIKSKYTSYVVDNMAKDAGHTVLRLPPYHCELNPIELAWAMVKTYVKQNNTTFKIDDVRVLLNTAIERVTSENWQNFIQHVIKEEEKMTEVDRNMDEIIDNLEPCVLTITGETSDSSDF, from the exons ATGAGTGATCGTTTAGATGAGGTTCCTGAAATGGAGAATATGGACGATACTATTTCACCAAAAAGAATAAATGTACCAGGAAAA gtgaTACTGAGTCGTCAAAAAATGATGATTGTCAATTTATACAAGGACTTAACAATGAAAAACCCAGATATGCAGTACAAGATAATGATGGCTGAAATTTCGAAAACATTGGGCATTGGCTTGAATTCAGTGCGTAAAATCATTTCTGAATATAAGACTACCGGAAGTGTCAAATCTCCTGATAAGAAACGCAGTAAGAAGTGCCTGTTCGAAAAGATTGACGATTTAGATCGAAATGCGTTACGTCAAAAGGTACATAGTTTTTGGTTAAGAAAAGAATTACCTACGATCGACAAAATTTTGGAAGCAGTGAATGACGATCCAGCGCTTCCCAATTACAAACGTACCAcgttgtatacaattataaaaaaattagactTCGTCTTCACTAAAAGGAAGAGATGCAGCGTTTTAACAGAGAGGGAAGACTTGCTTGTTTGGCGTCAAAACTACATCTACGACATTCGTAAATACCGAGAAGAAGGTCGCACGGTATACTACCTTGACGAAACCTGGGTAAATGCAGGTGATTGTGTTGAGAAATTATGGGTCGACAAAACCATTCAGTCAAAACATGATGCGTTCAACAGAGGTCTGACAACTGGTGCGAAGAACCCGACAGGTACGGGTAAACGATTGATTGTGTTGCACATTGGGTCGCATAAAGGCTTTTTAGAAGGTGGCCTTTTATGTTTTCTGTCGAAGAAAAATAGTGGCGATTATCATGATGAAATGAATGGTGACCATTTTCATGAATGGTTTCAGTCAATAATTCCTCGTCTCGAACAAAACTCGGTCATTGTGATGGACAACGCCCCATACCATTCAGTAAAGACTGAAAAAATACCGACATCTTCATCAAAAAAGGACGACATTTTATTGTGGTTGAAATCAAAAGGTGTTGTTATTGATAGGCCAATGTTTAAACCACAATTGCTCACAAAGGTCAGAGAAATAAAATCCAAGTATACGTCATATGTTGTCGACAACATGGCAAAAGACGCCGGGCACACAGTATTAAGATTACCACCTTACCACTGTGAGCTAAACCCAATTGAATTAGCATGGGCAATGGTGAAAACctatgttaaacaaaataatacgacATTCAAAATTGATGACGTTAGAGTTCTCTTAAACACTGCAATTGAACGTGTTACCAGTGAAAACTGGCAAAATTTCATTCAACACGTGATAAAGGAGGAGGAGAAAATGACCGAAGTCGACCGAAATATGGACGAAATTATTGACAACTTGGAACCCTGCGTACTCACAATAACAGGCGAGACTTCCGATTCTTccgatttttaa